A stretch of DNA from Glycine max cultivar Williams 82 chromosome 18, Glycine_max_v4.0, whole genome shotgun sequence:
AATTCCTTTATTTTGCAAGTGAATACGTTTCATATTGCATGTTTTGACTTGGACTAATGGACTTCTCCATATTGACCAAACTCTTAAAAACAATCTCGATTGTCTTCTTGCGAAATTGATTTCCATCgatttctctctattttttcttttctaaattatattgacaactatatatatatatatatatatatatatattatgtaacaAATTTTATGATGCAGTTAGATAACAagaatcaaacaataaaaatatataaaaataagctTAAGTAATTAATATCCCTAAAATTAAATCAGATAAATTAAAATGGTTTGTATATTGCTTGATTGTTGACttgttggaaaaaaatttaaagtgtgATTGGCTCTCCTATCTTGTCACTAGGAAAAATTAAGCAACAAAGAGAACAAGTAAAAGAAAATGGGCAAAGAAAAAAGTGTGAATTGTTAGTTGGGGAATGTTGGGCTGTTCGGCTAGAACAGATATTGCTAGAACAAAAAAGAGTACCAAAGTAGATTTGGATTCCGAAGTTAGGAAAGAAGGGTTATTTTAAAGTGGCAGGTAAATGTAAACTTCCAATAAATTAAAGGAAAGGGAAAGAACCTTACTATGGAAATGTCTCACCGTGACATTGTATGTATTTGGATGAACcttcataaaattaattctaaaagaattgattttataaaattaattttgaagtgaGATAGTTTgtgtttaaatgttttattataaaatcaagttaaaaataaaattcagtacaaaaattttatatcaaaaatagaagttgttgaaagttactttaacaaaaaatcaattatacgtttcaaacataaaattaaacatctatgtatctaaaatcaattttgtattCAGAATCAATTTTCCAAAGTTAAATCAAACatgcactattttttttagacGTTATTATATAAATCTATATAACCTTCTGGGAGTAGTTTAAACAAATCTAATCTGGACCAAACAAGGACTCAAATTATCTTCCGGGTGTGAAGCAGTACTTCATATCATCAAACAAATGATAGACATCGCATttcctttacttttattattagtaagaATTTCTATTGGCACTTTTTCCCTTTTCACCTCTTTTTAAGATAAAGTTTGTAAAAGATTGTTCAAACCAAAATCATAATGAAAACTTCTGTGGGTGTGGGTCTACAATCCTGCAAATTCACGGAAGCAACAACATTTTTATCACTTTCAACTATAATATTTGCATATATAAGGGCATTTTCGCATTACccaaatttctttccttttttgttgttgttttggttttggtttacgTTTGGTTAATACAAGTATAGTATACACCCGATGGATCTTGCACAAAAAAATAGGAAGTCATATCCCATAAGAAGGGAACTGAAAAATGTGTGATGATCGTCAAACTCGCCCCAACATCATCTGAAAGGCCAATATGTGACACAAAATAGGTCTGTGGTTTGTGGTGATTgctaattaaaatatcaaaccaGAAGACAAAAGGGACAAAGAATGACATGTAGATAACAACTTAGCGAGTCAGTTTTGAACCCTTTTGTCTCAATGGCGCTGCATAGCGTAGCATTAATTAATGTGGATTTTAATATATCCTACACGCAACATCGATCATATAGATTCTAACTGGTTTGGGTATCTTTACATGATTTTTTTGCGAAATAAGATTATGCAAACAAATATAGATGGAGAAGTACTATATAttgtataagaaaatatttatgagGGAAGTGTAAGGATGTTTccatgaaaaaaagaagatgtGGGCCTGACACAAACTCTTCATTTCTTATATGATTATGtcatttaaaaagaatataaaatatcatattacatttattaacaaatattttaacacaTATTAAAAGTGGAAGGATTGGTTGAGAgggtttttcttatttataataagtatcatttttatactaaaatgttcttttttttttttttgcgtgtgctttagtcaagctctctctctctctcaaatttcataaaatttgtgaattagTCAATTtcgttttaattattatattgcccttttcaatttcttataaattcattacattgcatgtaatttatgtaaatatttaaatacaataataaactTAATTGTATAAAAAGTAATTGTAAATTTGTATACTTACATGCAAAGaatgtattaaataattaatgcgAATTTAATTAGTATTAGAATGATAACTGGATTTGAGCGTAATGGATACGCAATATAATTACTTATACGTAagctttttatttaatgttataggTACGGAACTGTAGTATAGCACTCATCCAGCATCTATATTAGCCCCTATacacatataataaatataattatagaattaactatttattatatttataattagtttaaaaatattttagatatttttaaataaaataaaacattttacttttaatttttttcagttcataaaaataatttaaatgtaaaaaacatttttattttaataatttataaaaaaaagacacatcgaaaagaaaatatattacatgaataaaatactaataatatgtTTGGATACATACCCATTTGAGTATAATATAAGTATGGATTTGTTTTGGAAGGCTGAATGCTAAAGTTAACATTGCTTTACGCATAGATATGAagttagataaatatttttcttgattgCGGATATTCGAATGGATACATTACACAAATGGCTAGCCTTACTAATGATTTGACATATTATTATTAAGCAGTACCATTTTCTActacattttaattactgaaagAATGATAAATGTTGTAAGATATCAATAAACATTGACGTAAAAAAACAATACGCATTTAATATTATGCTTAGGGTGCACACCATTTAACTAATCTCGTTAGATACTTGCTTAGTGCTTTAGATGCTTTGATTTATTAGGCACAAATGCTTTTGGAATTTGGTATATTTATCGTGGAGGTCAGGTCAATGGTTATTAAAGTGGAGAGGGATGCATCGAATCACTAGCCTAGTAGCCCAATAGAAGTAATCGGCATTTCGAAGGTCTCCATTAATATTCCAATTCCTTAGCCTATCAAACATCTAATCTAACATAGAGACGTAAGGATCTGCCAATTCTGATCATAACAATCAACGCAAGTATTcgatttcaataataataataataataataataataagatggGAATGCATAGGTACAAATGTTCGTATTAATTTgttaactaataatttaaatggCATGAAAAGCAATGCATAAAACCAGCCAAATGTTAGGCTGTGTGTATAATGTAAGACacgaaaaaaatattgaaatgatTAGGTTTTGTCCAATCTCGTGTGAAGGTATGACGTCCCCTTCTACTCTAAACACTCCACACCACCCTCACTTAATCATATAAAACTCATAATTTCTTGACTTTCTAATATTGTTGGTGGTGCCGTGTTAGTGCCCGCATTCTATTTAAGTTATCATTTGTAAGTAATTTCGTGGATGGTGACACCAATAATAACTTATACTAACAACTAATTAAGAACTATAGATTaccacaaataattaaataaataaaaacgacCATGAAATATTAAATGATGGTATGCTACATTATTacacataatatataatactataTGATATAAATGTAGCCTTGTCAACATGTGAGGTGAGTGTGAGTGTGGTAAATCTTTAGTACTATTTGATTcttacaaataaacaaaatgtaACAATGCCGGCGTTGATATATTCCGGTGGCGTTGAGACAGTGAAGGGAACAGTGACAGAGTCGTGGTCTACCTGGTGCGCACATTAGCCATAGTGGAAACATGACGATGACTGCGACACTTGGTATGTGAAATATATTTGACTCTCTGTAGCTCAACACGACCAAGcatttaacaacaaaaaaacaagtTCCACTCTCCAATAACAAGACACAAAAGTCTCCTCTATTCTAAtacgtttttatttttttatttctatgtatttgtatatacataaataaataatgtaaccCCATTTACAAATGGTGGGCTACgtttccattttttattatataataaaaattgaagttagAGGCAGTCTTTGAAAGCGTCGTCTTCTGAACCAACACAATGATGGAATGGAAGGGTCTTGCGTTCTTCTGCGGTTTGATAGATAGCTAGCCATGTTGGCATGAAGATTTGAGCGGGAAAATAATAAGACAACATACATAACGTTTTCTCaaagtggtttttttattttattttttttatcataaggtttggctttttagttttttatttttcagtttttgtggATAATTCTATTAACTGTCAAGGGAGGAAATTGGTACAGATCAAAGTTTGGTTGTACTTTGCCAACTAAATATTATGACATCAATAGATACTTAGATAGATAGATGCctttatttatctttgttttgaaCTACTATGATTACTGGTACTTTCTTCTGGCAGTTGTTACTTAAAACTTTTGTTGTCTTTGGAAAAAGGgaacaaaaaaaggtaaaaggggGTGCTATTTAGGATTTGGTTTTGTGTTCCTATGTTtgcgaaaaatgatgaggtGGTTTTGTTGCCCTATTAATGGGAAAATCGTACTATAGATTCTGTTGCATAGGCGTTGTCTGTGGCGGTTGTCATACAAACGTGGTCGGGGTGGAGGAAGAAACTAAAACATggtttaattaaatgaattattcgTTTATTTTGTGCTTCTCTTTGGCTTGTGATGTCTGGTTTTTTTCTTGAGATTTAGGTTCTGTTTGTTTATCGTGGATTGTTAGATATTAACTAAGGAATTTCACTCTTCGTCTCTCTCATAGTACTTCTTCTGGTGCCAAGAAGGTTGGAACAGTAGCAATTACTTGATCTACTCTGTTACCTTTTTCTGTCTTTGCTTCTTGCTCCTGCCACCCTTCTATTCTTagtttctctctcttatttttccCTTTAGTTGTTTctgttattaatttttgaagTGAATGTGTTTGGCTTGCAATCTTCAATGCATTTTAAGATTGATTGAGCTTTAATTCATCTTTTTTTGGGTTTTGCCAGACGGCAGTTTGCCTGCACTGATCAGTTCTTAGAGCATGAATTCAGCATCCCCGCAGTTTGTTTCCTCAAGAAGGATGAGTGTGTACGATCCGATCCACCAGATTAGTATGTGGGGAGAAGGCTTCAAAAGTAATGGAAATTTAAGTGCAGCCATGCCTCTAATTGATGAGACAGACATGAAGTTTGATAGTCAGGTGCAAGTCTATGAAATCCGTGCTTTGTTTCATTGGCAAATAAAAATGCCTATTCTGCCTACTAACCAAATTCGTTTGTGCTGTTTAATACCCAGTCAGAGGATGCTTCTCATGGTATACTGGGAGAGCCTAATAAGTATGACCAAGAAGCTAACAAACCTACTGATAAGGTAAGAGCATGTTATGCAAACTCGTTTCCTCTTGCTCTATCTCTTccccaaacaaaagaaaagaaagaaggcttATTTCTTGGTAGTGTTTTGTTAATTACAACAACATATATTTCTTTACCACTGAGAGCGGATGTAAATTTTGTCTCATACCCACATGGTTTCTAATACTTTCTGTCAGTGGGTTTTCCCTGACTtccattagaaaaaaaaaactatatatacttGGGAACTCTTGAATGCTTCCTGCAACTGAATTGTCAGCTCAACTTACCTGTAAATGTAGATATAGataattttgagcattacaatttcttgtttctttcatTGGGGCATTTGTCTGGcatcaaaatgttttttttttcattaaatatgttGTCATTTTGAAGCTTCAAGTCTTATTCTGTAGGGTGTTGTTGTATAATGTAACGAAGTAATCAATCCATTTAGAATTATGGACAGAGTTATTATTTGGAATGTTTTGGCATGGAAAATCACAgccttttcacttttctttccCCTCCATCTTGAGCTTTATGTATACAATTAGGGTGACAATGACAAGTATGTTAGTCCTGCCATTTTGGACTTTGAGGAATCTGTATTTAATTTGGATGTATGGCTTGGATTCATACTCTCTTTTATGCCTATATATGGTGGAAACAATTAGGGATCTAATATGGTCAAACATGCAGATACAAAGACGTCTTGCACAAAATCGAGAGGCTGCTCGTAAGAGTCGGTTGAGGAAAAAGGTTTGAATGAATATACGTTGATACATTGTCAGACATGCAATTAGTGTTTAGATATACTAATGTTCATGTGGTTGCTGATATTGGCTTACAGGCCTATGTGCAGCAGTTAGAATCAAGTCGTTTGAAGTTGATGCAGTTGGAGCAAGAGCTTGAACGTGCAAGACAGCAGGTATGGAGAAGATGAGTTAATATACTAGCAGTTTCTCTTGTGGATCACATTATGTTGATCAGCATCTTCCTTCCTTTCCCTCTCTCTTTAATATCTTAAGGCAACAAAACTGCAGGGAATTTATATAGGCGGTGGGTTGGATTCTAATCATCTGGGTTTTGCTGGATCAGTAAATTCAGGTTGGTTTGTTATTATGCTACTGCTGCTATATATTTGCATTGCACTTGGAGTTTTTGTGTCTTGTTATTCCATGTCTTGGTAACTTGATGTTttcgttttttaaaattttcttctgTGGTGAAATCAGTTTTTCCAAATGTGCTTAAATCTCTTACTATTGGACATCTGAAGACTAAAGTCTTCTTTGTGTCTGCCATCTCAAAATATTCAGAAACATTTTCTCTAGTCCTGTGCCAACCTTTTGGTTTCAAATCATAATCAGTTTTGTAATAGAAtccattatttttcttccaaatatCCAGAAAGCGGCAGAATGTTTAAAGCCTTGATATATGCCAGTTGGagaattatttatatgtatcttTCATGATACCCGCTGCCAAGCTAGATTATCAGGTCTCATACATTAAAATTGctattccttttctttgttgGATGTTGTACAAAACCATAATTAAACTGTTGGTAAGTTGAGAAAATATTGTGTACCATAAACATATCTTGATAGTGTCTTATATTAGCCCCCAGAAACAACTTTTGGGAATCTTATTGGCAACACAAGTATTGAATTGTTTAGAATTTTTCATGGTGCCATGTAAGCTTAAGTTAGTTTGTTTTGATTGATGTAATATTGTTCTTGGTTTTCCATGAGTATCTTTTCTTCTTGTGTTATACTCTATTTTCCAATTTGTTCTTGCATTATAATAATACCATATTTGCAGGAATTACAACCTTTGAGATGGAGTATGGACATTGGGTGAATGAGCAAAATAGACAAATCACAGAACTGAGAAATGCTTTAAATGCTCATATTGGTGACGTAGAGCTCAGGATTTTAGTAGATGGTATGATGAGCCACTATGCCGAAATGTTTCGCATGAAATCTGCTGCTGCAAAAGCAGATGTCTTCTATGTTATGTCCGGCATGTGGAAAACAACAGCTGAAAGATTTTTCCTATGGATTGGAGGCTTTCGCCCCTCTGAGCTTCTAAAGGTGATGCCTCATATTTAATAAACGaaagtagttaaaaatgttATTCATAGAAATGTAGAATGTGTAGATCTAAATTCAGTCATTGTCTTTGAGGACTTTCTCATTATTATTGGATTTTAATCAATAACTTCTTCTACTGTCTtcttgagagagagagatgggGGAAATTTGAAACTGCATTCATTTATTACAGTTTTAATACATTATGCAAGATTTACTCAAATGCTTTTTGTACTTAAAATGGCTATCACTCAGTGTCAGTGATAGTCCCAGAGAGCTGGGTCCAGCAAGAGGTGATATTTTAGATTTAGTCTTGACTTCTTGCTTTGGTAAAGAATTGCATCCTCACAcctgaatttcaaattttaaaaaagggaTTTATTGAGATACTAGATTAATTTGAGATTATTTCTATTGCCATATTCAACTATGGCATGCTGTACGCTTGTAATGTAGTATGGTGCTTGCTGACAACTTTATTTTAAGTGCAGGTTCTTGGCCCCCTGATTGAACCCCTGACGGAGCAACAACGTTTGGATATCTATAACCTTGGACAATCATGTCAACAAGCAGAAGATGCCCTTTCACAAGGTATGGACAAACTCCGGCAAACACTTGCTGATAGTGTAGCAGCTGGGCAGTTCATGGAAGGAACATATATTCCACAGATGACTTCTGCAATGGACAAGTTGAAAGCTCTGGTGAGCTTTGTGAACCAGGTAGATATCCTGTTTTCTTGATAGACATTAGTTCtcaatttagtaaaaaattcCTTTTCACAACTTGCCATATCAATCAATGGATTCCTCCTGCCAGTTGCAATTTTTATCCAGATGTTctgtgaaaaaaaatcatgtatgtGTTCTGGTAAATATACTTTCTAATCCACATGTGCTTATTTGTGTGTCTGTCTCTCTGTCTCTACTCACTATAGATTCAAAATAGAAAAGCAACAGTTTAGTGTGCTTTAAATATCATGATTCTATGTCATATGAAATAGGAACAGATGTTTGGTTATTTTAAATGTATAGTTTTTTGGGTTAAGGGTATTGTTGAAGTTATTTGAAGCTATTGATCTTGTAAGTCAACAAATTTTTCATATCTAAAGTAGTTCTTATACATCATTCTATAAATTGTTTTGTAGtgcaattgattttaaatttactttttggATGTGTAAAACCCATAATTTGATTTGAAgtagatgaaaaatatttcataaaataaattccaTTCCTAAATTCTTAGCACAGATACTGAAActgaaatatttttcattctaaAGAATCCTCAGTAGAAATGGAAAACAacaatttaatcaatcaattcaaagttttaaaacataattagtGGTTTATGATCTATTTTAAGCATCCTCTTACGATTTGGGGGCAAGTCATTGCCGTAGGCATTTAATTTCATCTATTATATTAGCTGTGACTTGTGGTTCACTTCAAAACCTTTACCCATTCATCTTGGTCACTGATAGTGCTTGCTAGCCAGATTTTTATTTAGCGTTACCAACTTCCCATTTAGCATTTAGGTAGATTCACTTAGGATGCCTATATCGTGTAAATGCTAAGGTCATAAAGTACAGTGATGGTTAATGAATGATACATTAACAGAATCATTTTTGAAGATCATTAACTGCTATATACACTACAAATTTACAACTTCAAAAAGTTATAGCTTGGCTAATGACTATTAGAGATTTAACCATGCTCTGTGTGAAACAGGCTGATCATCTTCGGCAGGAAACTTTGCAGCAAATGTCTCGAATACTTACAATCCGTCAGGCAGCTCGATGCTTGCTTGCTTTGGGGGAATATTTCCAACGCCTGAGGGCTTTGAGCTCACTGTGGTCTAATAGACCTCGTGAACCTGCTTAGTCTCACAACAAGGTTACAAGAGCGCAAACTCATAACATGAACGTGATGTGATGATGAATATGGGTCAGTTTCTTTGGCCAAGAGCATCAAAACCATGTATCATGTGAGGTCCAGGTTGCTCACATTTTTCCTGCAGTTTTGCGTTATGGAGAAGTTGTAAATATGACTGCTAGCTCATTTTATGCATACgagtttgtaaataaattaattttagacgcATGGTGTATATCGGATTGTtgcaaaaatgaaatatttagaaTCTGCCATGAGTCTGTGTGGAAGTTGGTTGTGTAGAATTCGTATAATGTTATGTTGTGTGTTTTTGAAAATGAATCGACTCTAGACTCTCTTAGTggacataatttattttttgtgattgCTAAGGGTAGCTTGTTAAAAATCTGTAAGTTGTTATTAGTTTGTTAGAAAGTTGTTAACTCTAATAAGCTCTATAAATAGAGCATTCGTAGTCTTATTGTATCTTTTATTCAATCAACTGCAACATGATTTTATATGATACTCTTCTTCTCTACTCTGATCTTTATGGTGTATGGCCACAATATGTTGGTGTTACTTGTCTCTTTCCTCGAAGTTCTGATAGTGATAGTGCTCAacaatatttatcataaatttcatttttcttggatGGATACTTGAGATTCTGTCCTAGATGCTGAGTGAGAAAATATTAATGTGCTGAAGGTTTtacgttttcatttgcttttctatatatatacttatattggTAAACCAAACATACACACCAATCCACTTATTCACATTCAATTTATATTGTCAATTGTTTACAGGATTTTCACTATGCAATGGGATGTGCAGCTATCAGGATTTGTTTCCTTATAGCAAATTGGTTTGATGATCCACTTGTAGCTAGCAGGATATATAATCATCTTGATTCCAGACAGAATCTCACAACTTAGATATAGCACAGTCCAAAGCATCTACAAAAAATCTGCACATCAGGAAGCCAGTCAGTGAACTTCAACAAAGAATCTGAACTCCACAACTTGGTTGAAGAGAGCCAGGACAGAATTATTTATATACCTGCATCATCTTTGGTGAAACACATTGGTGGCTTGATCCTAAAAACATTTCCATGCAGCCCTCCTTTCCCAACTAGAATACCGAGCTCTAAAATTTATAGGAGTAAACAGTTACCATGTTTTGTAGAAATTTTGGAAAAGAAAGCTtcatatgcaattttttttattcaaccaAATTTCTTACCGCTGAATCTTTCATGCAAAGCTGTTGTTTCAGCTTTTGCAGGTGGCTTCTATTTTCTATCGGTGACAAATTCTATCCCCACCATTAAGCCTCTTCCTCTTACATCTCCAATGACTggccaaatatataaaaataatcaacaaaTTGTGGCAAATGTATGCTCTCTATAATGAAGCATCATATAGATACCTAAGAAAAGGCAAATGTatcgtaaaataaaaatatatcacaaaatgaaaacatgaaTATTTCTGGGATATAAGATTCAAGATAACCATACTGTCATGTACTTGCATCATAGATCTTAAACGCTGAATCGAGTGAGAACCAACATCAGCACAATGACATTGACGCCTCTCCTTGTCAAGAACTCTGAGCACAGCAAGTCCCCCAGCAAAACATACAGGGTTCTCTCCAAAAGTATTAAATTGAAGCTTCTGGGCCATCACGCTTGCTATTTCTGGAGTTGTAACTACAGCTGCTAATGGCAAACCATTGCCAATACCCTGATGCATGTTAACATGAGGTACAAATCATACAATGGAATTCTAGAAAAGGTACATGAGAGGCACTTCAACAAAATTGGCCCTATCTGAAGGTAATGCTAGAACAAAATACATAGTATAGTGAAGGAaggcaaacaaaaaaaaggaagctaAAACCGATAAAAGGATAAACATTGAAGTTATGCTTAAGAGTTATACAGTGAGAGTGCAACAAGTGAGAAGAATTCATTTAATATTCAACTATATAATGTTTAAGATTGCTTTACTTAAACCTATATTTATAATTGTATCATCAAATTAGTTCATCTAATGGGAACATGCTCTCATCGTACATGCTTCCTATATGCATAAATAATAATGAACCTCACAACAGACTGATGCTGCACTTCAAGTGCATTATTAAGGTGCCATTGTATCCTGCAACTAGTTAAAACTTAGAAAGAAGAGATGAGGGTCTAGACCTTTGCCATGGTAACTATATCAGGAATGACACCCTGTGTCTCAAATCCCCAAAAATGGCTTCCTGTGCGCGCAAACCCACATTGCACTTCATCAGCTATGCAGACTCCTCCAGCTTTGTGTATAATGTCATAGGCTAGTTTAAGGTACCCGGGTGCCAGTTCAACTGCTCCTCCTGTCCCTAGAAGAAGCCATGACATGAGGAAAAAGTACAAAGGAAAACCACACTATGGTGTggctataaatattaaataccaCTCTGAAGTttagaaattaaacatgaaggATGGATTATGCATGCCTGAATAGTTTCAGCCATAAATCCAGCAACTCTTCCTGAAGGGCCATAGTCAATATGATCTTGCAATTCTCTGGCGTACCTATTGGCATCTGAGCCAAAAACTCCGCGGTATGGATCAGGATTCATGACATGATGAACTTCTCCCTTAAAGAGTtaaatgttgtaaaaaaaaaatacaattagcACTTCCCTATCTTTAGTAAAAAGTTAATTCATCGTTCACAATGATATCGTTACAACTAGAGTAGCATGGATTATGTTACAATGATATAGTACATGTTTGTGTATGTTTTTGGATACATATATGCAcgtgtttgtgtgtgtggacAAAACCTCTGGTATTGGGTATTTCTACGTGTTCATAGCCGTGCGTCCAATTGTACTAGAACTCTCTCCATGATATGCATTCCTTAAGGAAATCATACCCATATTACCAGTGTATAAACGGGCCATCAGCATCGCCAAGTCATTTGCCTCTGAAccagaatttaaaaaataaacaacctgTAATATAAATTGCTTAGTTGAACACCATGTTCCatattgaatgaatgaaatctAGCACACTATAAAACTGAACATTGCTTTTCAGCAATCTCAAATTTGGCATGTCACAGTTTTACACACTGTCATATAATCACAAAttgattatttgaattattctaaaataattattttaaaagtcaacaaacttaccATATATGATGAATTATGATTGAATGTCTAAGTAAAATTTTTTAGTGTTAGTGTTTAACCTATTTCTCTTACATTATTTATCATTCTTCATAGCATTAAATTGGCAGAGggtttattaaaatttgtaaatatttatgtaaagagaaatagatataaaatattacaaaattttcaTGGGACTAGATCATGTGAAAAATTAATGTAGGAGGATCATTCCCTTGTTTGGATATGCTAACTGAAACACAAATTATGATGATAAAATTGACCTTAAGGTTTCCAGGCATTTTGGATGCCAAGGCCTCGGCAAAATCAGCTATTGCATGGTGTAGATATATGGTTGTTGTATGCTGCAAGAGTTTACTTTGCTCCATTATAGCATTCAAAACTGCAGGATGGCAATGTCCACAAGAAATAGTAACTATTCCAgcaaaagcatcaagataacgCCTGCCATTCTCATCAAATAGATGTTGCATCATGCCCTCTACAATGTTAAgctatataaacaaaaaaaattgttaaaaattacaaaaatatgtgGCActcttttcatatttaataaattttatttataattttgtaattctcaataaattttaatggagTGTcagacaaaatatattaaagaagaTGTGAGCTATAACTCCTCCTTACTTATCGGTATCGATGATGGGATTAACATATGACAGTTCTTGTGGAGACCCATTTTCAAATAACGTAACTATTTTTACTTCATTTCTTTGACTCaattttcagagaaaataaaactaagaaaACATAGAGAAAAGGTTAGCAACTTATCATAATATAGTAACTGATAAAAGATTGATTAATTTGGGAGACTCACAAGTTTTTGATAGAAGTGGAACAAGGAAGGACCAAGGAACTTTTTCCGTTTGGCAAAAACTTCATCAGCCAAAGGTCCTTTGTATGGTCGTGGCTTGTAATCAAATGGTGGAAGCTGAAGCCTCCGAGCAATATCATGATCACTTGTTGCAGTTGAAGTGCTCAAACAAGAAGAAGAACCAAAAAGCCTCTTACAAACACCAATGCTTCTCTTCACCATCGCCATGTCTAAACCACCTTTTACTAAACACTACCTATACCTTTATCTCAAACTCGATCATCCATTTTGTAATGCTTTGCATGCCATGTCTCACGAATAATTGACATGGAATCTTGTTAAT
This window harbors:
- the TGA23 gene encoding bZIP transcription factor, which translates into the protein MNSASPQFVSSRRMSVYDPIHQISMWGEGFKSNGNLSAAMPLIDETDMKFDSQSEDASHGILGEPNKYDQEANKPTDKIQRRLAQNREAARKSRLRKKAYVQQLESSRLKLMQLEQELERARQQGIYIGGGLDSNHLGFAGSVNSGITTFEMEYGHWVNEQNRQITELRNALNAHIGDVELRILVDGMMSHYAEMFRMKSAAAKADVFYVMSGMWKTTAERFFLWIGGFRPSELLKVLGPLIEPLTEQQRLDIYNLGQSCQQAEDALSQGMDKLRQTLADSVAAGQFMEGTYIPQMTSAMDKLKALVSFVNQADHLRQETLQQMSRILTIRQAARCLLALGEYFQRLRALSSLWSNRPREPA